The Oryza brachyantha chromosome 7, ObraRS2, whole genome shotgun sequence genomic interval TGGATTAAAGGTGGATCACAGTACATGGTTACAATGCAGTAGATATGTTTCATGAACTTTCTAGTACtgtaaagttttattttcagttgttcaTATGAAACAGCTAAAACTATCTTTTGTGGCTTCCAGTCATGCTTAACATACATTAATCTCCTACTCGTGTATACTGAAATCTCTCTCTCAATAGGTCAGTTGAAGGTTAAGGTACAGTAACCTTGAATATCATTTGGAAAATAGAGAGTTAGACAGTACAAGGGATATAATTATAAAGGTTGATTTCATTGCAGTACAAAACAAATGCTACAGAAATTGATACTTCAACTACACTGATGATAGACATTTCTAAACACGAGAAATGAAAGCCCATCAGCTGATTAACAACTACGGCAAGTTCTGAGCACCTAATTATCTCATTTGAAAGACATCTAAAAGGATCATCTGGCAATCAATATACAGTAATTGTATagtcaattttcttttttccaatGGGGCAGGGAAGATCGCCAGTCAAATTTATTAAGAGAGCAGAAGGAAAACATGAATACAAGGATCAGCAAGCAAGGTTAGCATGAGCCCCATACAACCAGCAGCTTTATAGACtaaaatgacaatcaacggCTTGTATGGTCAATCAATTCCAAGTGTCATTGTGTCACTACTTCCTATGTGTAAGCAAATTCAGTTTACTTTGATAGCACtggacatgtttaaaaactaatGCTTTAATCGCATAGctattaacaaatatttacatgAAACTAGGATATACTTAAGGAATAAGATACCTTTCCAATGATAACAGCTTTTGTGAAATCCAATTCAAGAGGGTTAATCTCCCAGTCAGCCTTGTTTGTTAGGGGTGGTGGAATTGTCTTTGGTTCAAAATGACTTCCGGTTTTCCCCTACAGGAAAAGCAAAATCAGAGGAATCCAATGTATTTGAGCaagaaaatacaaaatcaTGCTGCACCAATCAAGAAGCACAAAATGATTAATTAGAAATCTATGCGCTCTgcattatatttatttcaactGCATAGAGCATAACTAATGTGTGCTTGAGGTGCACCTAGACTACACGTTACATGAAAacataacaagaaaaaaaaatctaaaacccATCCATAGCATATCTAGtatgaacttaaaaaaaatatctgcaTCCACAGAATATCCAATATGATattaagaaaaacaacatCAGGTCTTCCCTTGAGAATGACGAATTTGTTGCCCATACTGGCCTATCTGTAAAGCACAACATAACTGAATCCCTCGTAAACTCATCTAATATTTTGCCAAAATTAAAACTGGTAGATCAAAATACTCTGATTCTACACTGATAATGATATTCGGGATCATGTGCCTGgatataaatttgtaaacaTTATGCCAAGAGGGCAAGAACAGCTTCAGAGCAATATACAGGGAACTCACCCACTAATTCCATAACATAGAGTGACTGGTGGAATCGGAATACCTGGTGTTCAAGTTAGAAATTTAGTAATGCTGAGCTAGCGGTTAAACCTAAACTCCCCTACTACTTTGCAAGGCAATAACCAAGACAATCTCTTAAACTGAACCCAAGTCAATAGCCACATACATATGTCAATCCACCATGTTCCTTGAGCAGCTCGATCATAGCATTCCTCTTTGCACCCTCCGCATCAGCAAGTGGCTGTACATGAAGCAAAAGTCAGAATTATAAACAGTTGTCCCCAATACCAACACAGTACTATAGTTGACTGGAAATCCACCGCATGCAGCACAAATAGAACTAATCAGCAGTCCAAACACACAAGCCCCGTCTATTAACACGTGACGgatcatttttatatcaaaactTATCAACAAATCCTACCAGCAATAATATGGTCAAAATGGACTAAATGGAAGAGGGCGCATTGTATAGTGTATCAGATGACGACGAATTCATTGCAGGGACACGCATTTGATAGCCAACCATAGCGCATAAATTCGTAGCAGAAGCTGCCAATTCGTCGAGCAAGCTCAAGCTGCAACCCTAAACGAAGCTATCCCCAAATCCACGTAGAAGATGATAGGAGGCGTGAGCACTATCCAATCGAATCAAAAGCAACAAGAGTGTAAACTTAAGCGTAGCTGATCGATTTCTGTCTAAAACCATCGATTCATCAGAGAACAAGccaaatccaatccaaacaaaATCCAGAAAGAGCAGAAACCGAATCCGGAATCCCCAACACGAATGATCCATTTGGATACGGCATCCGAAACAGAGCCCAAACCACAGCGCAACCAAAATGGCGAAATCCAACCCCCACACGGCCACACAGACAAACACACGCCCTCCATTTCCAGCGCGCGCAAACAAGGAAGAGGGGGGATCGGGGTGAGACGGCCTCTCACCGTGTTCTGCCACCGATCCTGTGCGTTGACGTCGGCGCCGTTGGCGATGAGGCACTCGGCGACGTCGTGCCATCCGTGGAGCGCGGCGACGTGGAGCGGCGTGCGGCTGTCGTAGTCGCGGGCGTTGACGAGCGCGGCGTCCTCCTCCAGCAGCTTCCGCACGGCCCCGGCGTCGTTCTGGTGCGTGTGCCACAGGATCAGCGACGTCCTCGCCACCAGCCCCTTGTCGTcgaaccgccgccgcgccccgctGCTCCCCGACGACCccgcccctccccctccccctgctcctcctcccccgctacccccgctcccgctcccgcttccccctcccctcgatccccgcgccgccgccgcctcctcctccatctccctcctccccgcaatcgcgcgcgctcccgaatcccctctctctgttccctctctctcctctcgtgTCTGTCTGCGTGTGCTTCTCTCTCTGACCTCTCGCGGCCTTCTGGAAATCCTACTATTCGGGGGATTTTTATTCGCCTCGAGGGGACCAGTTGGGTccctgacacgtgggccctcCGTCAggtgggcccacgtgtcattggGCGGTGCAGATTCCCGTGGCGGGTGAGCGATCGGATCGGATCCCGCGGCACAGCTCTCACTAATCTCTCTCCCTGACAGCGTAGTTAACGATTAATTAACATTTAACCACGCGACTAAGCAAAGGCTGGGCGTTTAGCTTAACCGAGGCGATGCCCACTTGTCGCGTGCCAGGCTGGACGGGTTCATCGAACCAGGGTAGCAGGGCTCAGCTGAGCTTGCCAAACACACGGAATAAGGTGTAACCGAGCAATCAGACATTGCATTGGACATGCACGATTTGAGTGTTAATATTGTCACTGCTAGTAAGTGTGATGAatatcacctttttttttcgacTACgttgtattttataattatagcAAAACAAATCGATTAATTCAATGATTCCTTACGTCTACTCGAGTGTAACACGCGTGCAAATGTGGATCTAAAGTTCAGCTACCTGGTCATATCGATTCACAATGAATACACTAAAATTGTCGTACTTTATTGtactatttgatattttttataataaatatttaccgTATTTTGATTTGTTCGAGCAGAAAAATTATTAGCTCCACTGATGCATGTGTTTGTTAGCCTATGGTACGCGCATCTttcaaaatggaaaaaaaaaactgttcgTCACTTTGTGCTACAATTggctattgtttttttaaggtgTGGCTTAATTATTTGCAAATGGTATCACTTCACTGTCTTTATTTGTGTGGAATAAATTAAAGTCGCttgctttccttttctcaAGTGGCATGATACGATACGAGCACACTTAATATATTCTCATGTCTGAGTGAGAGTGAGATAGGCTATCAGTCTATCTCCAATAAGTAAAAGCAATTAATGATTCGATCTAGGAGTAGTGGTGTATtctatttgttaaaaaaaaagaatttctaTTGATGAATATAAACATAGTGTCTATGTAGATTCATCTGTAAGATTATAAGGTCTTTTTTGAACAAATAAGAAATTTTGGAGGGATTTTGAAGGATTAGATtctatgagaaaaaaaaaaacctatatgGTATTTTGcaacaaagaaataaaaatttctttgaaattcGTTTGGAATGTCTctaaatataagaattttagagtatttttaacatgaggttcaacctcttggaaaaaaaattctttcttGTCAACATGTCTATTCTAgttcctatgtttttcatgtgttgGATTTAAACGATTATTCCCACAGCGTTCTTGTGTTTCTCCaatttatagaatttataTAACACGGTGCTTCACTTCCATACTTTTTTCCCTATTGTTGTGTTTTGAAAATCATGTAATTTAagggttgtttagttcccaaaaattttcatctaaaaacatcacaccgaatctttggacacctaaatagagtattaaacatagataaaaacgaaaactaattgcacagttatatgagaaatcatgagacgaatcttttgagcctaattagtacgtgattagtcataagtgctacagtaacccatatgCGCTAACgacggactaattaggctcaaaagatttgtctcgcgattTCCACGCCAGCCGTGtaattcgtttttcattcgtgtccgaaaacctcttctaacatccgatcaaatgtcTGACGTGacatgtaaaaaattttattttaatagctAAACCCTtccttaaaaattaaattgattattttaggatagagggCAGTCGGCACTGTGATCAGCTGCAGAGCAGAGTCGTTGGCCGTTGGTCGCTTGGAAGTTTGGAGTGATTGATGATTCCGtgtgctgctgcggctgctaCAGCACATGGATTTTGACATGTTTGGCCTCTTTGTGGACACTGATGATCTCTGCAAGATTTCCAAAATTGCTAAtctgattgtttggttttttacgataaaaaataaaagatatatttagaaaatataatttataaatattatatatatatatatattatattcttagcaatttaaaagataagtttgaaaataaacttcatgGAAAAACCTCAATATCATCTcaaattataaagttaaaaatataaattttggtttataagcataagaaaaaaatatggtgcttctttttttcattttccatttttttttctgtttttgagGCCGTGACAGCGATACTAGTATTTGTACCGGCGAAAAAGACTTCGACACTGTTGCATCTggtgtaaaatatttttttaataaagattcTTACACGATACgtctaaagtaattttttttacattttactagtaattcaaatgtttatatcattaataaTTGTCAAAAGATTAGAATAAtcccaaaattcaaaatcttcATTACAGGCAAACTGGTCACTTGTGTTCTATTCTGAACTTCTAATGCCGTTTCATTGGCAATATACCACTACTTCAGTCCGGAAATTCTCCAAGTGATCAGAGTAAACGCTGGTCTGAATTACGACCTAATAGTATTCGCCAGTGACGTCTTATGTTTGATTACTTACCAGATAATCTGTGGACCTAGCTGTAGTACTCTGTATTTGCCAGCGACGTCTTAAGTTTAATTACTTACTAGATAATCTATCGAaagcttttttatttgaatcgCGATTTTACGAATTAATTACGCGCCTAGCCAATGGGTGCGACTTGAtagaaattaatcatgtgtaATGATGGAGTATAAAAGTGGGGCATATGACAAGTCGACTAAATATCTATTTAGTTGGAGAAGTTTCAGTGAAGACTGACTCATCAAGGGATGACGCACATACGCTACCCGATTTGACGAAGCATCAACTTAAATCGGTAATTACAAGTCAACTTTAAGCTAACCAGCTACTACTACTAACATGCAACGTAATCACACTATTTAATTAGTCGCCTATGCGGTGAAGAGCGCAGAATGATGAAAGATCAGGTGCGGTAGGCGAAACAAAATAACATGGggataaaacatttatatatacactgACCAATCTAAAACTACATAAAAAaacctctaaatttaaattttagtttagaaTTTTCTCTAAGTGAGCTTTCGTCATCGCGTAACCAGAAATGCTGTCTTGTTTTTAGAATAGTTTGAGTTCCCGACTTCCCGTGGCGCATACGACTGAGCAACAAAAAGCACGGGCCCAAGACACTTTGGGCTGCTTGAGAGGTTCAGGCCCATATAAGTTGGTGGCAAAAGGCTGAGGCCCAATTGAGTTGGCCCATGGGCTCTCTCGATGGACACATGCCAGCCCACGACTAACCAAGAGGTTTTCTTCTCCATTTCACTCCCCTCCCCGTCTTCCTCAATCGTGCTGATGAGgtgaggtatcaaaattttgctcTTTATTCGTGTTTAACTTAAAAGGATTTCACTGGAAGATTAAAAGTAAGtacagtatattttaaaacattattGCATCGTAGtctataaaaatagagaataagtGTATTAAAAACAGATAAAGTGAAGGACAATTGTATTGAGATTAGATAGCTGAGAAAAGTGAATGTTTTATGTTATATAAGATACTTTGGCTCTATCTATAAACtaatgtgcatatatatttatatatttaaatttattagtattaatataaatttatagaaaatcaaAACAGCAATAATAGGCAAAAATTGTTTGCACTACACTACAAAATTCGAAAAATGCAAAAGCGAACGTGGGAGGGCGACGAGCAGAGGCTTCCGAGCCTCCGATGGTTGGGTACAACGGGTGGACGTCCACGGCTCTGTCCTCTGGTTGGCCGGTCGGACTTGACCTGATCCGGTCGCATCTCCGCGATCCGACGCCAGGACGTACGGCTCGGTGACCCGACACGTCGCACCGCGCGCGTTACCAACGTGAGGCCACAGTTCGTCCGCCACGTAGCCCAACCCACCTTGTCCCGACCCGTCACGTGGCGAAACGAGCGATCAGTCTCCGCTTCGTCCCCGCGAGCTAGCTCTAGGCTCTAGCCTCTAGGTTGGTGGTGGCGCaccccatggccgccgccgccgccgccgcagcgagCACCGCTCGCGGCAGCCACCGGCCATGGACGGCGCCTACGACGAGGGCAAGCCGCGGTGTTAGTATCAGCACTAGCAGCTGCCGAGTCTTGTCCCCCCCTGCGCCGATCTGCGCGAGAGGTCGTAGCGCCATGGatgccgcgccgcggcgggaaGCCGCCGTGGCCAAGGCCGGCACGGCGGATGCGCGGCCTTCGTCGTCGTTGTCAGACGCCGTCTCCTACTCCTCCGGCATCTCCACCGACATGCCGCTCTACGAGCCTCCCGGGGTAATCGGCAACCGACGGCCTcctgatctctctctctctctctctctctctctctgcattTCCAATGGATTGATATCCCGACGAGATGACTGGAATTTCGTCGGCGCGGTGCAGGTGTCGTTCGACGAGTACCTCCTCGACCGCGCGCGCGTGTTCCGCGCCATGTTCCCCGACGAGAGCAGGAGCCAGCGCCTCAGCGACGTGCGTAAGCAAACCACCAGCgatctcgccggcgacgacgctggAACTAACTGAATTCCTACTACGCGTCGCGCTCGTGCAGGAGGAATGGAGAGTCCAGATGCTGCCGCTGCagttcctcctcctcaccgtgCACCCCGTCGTCGTCATGCAGCTGCGCCACCGCGACGGCGTGCTCGACCTCCGAATCGTGCGTACATGAgactagcaaaaaaaaaaatccaattacATCTGCTTCGTGCAGCGCCGGTGAACCATGTGCGCGCcatgtgtttgtttgtttgtgtgtATGGGCGCAGACGGAGTGGGAGCTGCGTGGGCTGGAGCGCGGCTACGCGCCGGCGAGCTTCGACCTCGGCGTCCGCGGGTCGCTCTACGCCGACAGgagccgcggccgccgggcCTGCCGATTGAGGGGCCACCTCAAGATCTCCATCACCTGcgtcctgccgccgccgatgcgCCTCGTTCCGAAGGACGTCATGCGCGGCGTCGCCGAGTCGGTAAGTTCGTCGCCgcacgacgccgtcggccAGAACATTTCGGCTCTTTTTTGGGCGGTCTTGAAGATTTTGTGGCATGCAGGTTCTACAGAGGCTCGCCGAGAAGATGAAGAGGGACGTCGACGTCGGCCTCATAGCCGACTTCCAGAAATTCCGGCGGGAGAAGGCAGCGGCCGCCGCAGCGACGGCGAAGCTGAATGCCATACCAGACAGAAAACACTGAAGCCTGAATGTCTGAAATTCTGAAGAATCAACTGCAAATGCACTCGTATGTAAATTCATTTGCTTGTGTCAAGATCAAGATCAATTCTTGTAAAATACAGAATTTTCTGCAAAGAATATTACCTCCAATGCATAGTGTCGTAAATTGATAacctaagattttttttccaaaatttctTGTGTCGCATGAAAATATTTGGATCAAGAACACCTGGAGTACATAAAATGGTCTAAAATAGTTTCAGGGTTCAATCTGACAACTGACATATACAGCAGCACAAGTAAATTTCAGGAACAAAATACGCCAAGGTGACTGACTTCTCTTCTAGCGAGTAAATTACAATTATAACGAATGCCATATGCATAATTTACATGGACCAGCTACTGGTGTTGatcagaggaggaggaagaagacgaccgGCGACGCCAGCAGCAGCGCCCGGCGAGCGCCGGACATGGCGCTGACGGCGCCGTCGAAGGGGGTCAGGGGGCTGGTGCCCGGGCTTCCGaaggtcgacggcgacgacccgtTACCGAACCCCGGCGTGAACGGGCCGACGGTGGAGGgcgcgttcgccgccggcgtggtgCCTCCCGCCATGGAGCTGCGGTGCATACGTGCTACATGTCAGCAACGGCGTAATGGTTGACAGATTTCTTGTTGCTCGAGAGAGAAAATGCTCACCTTCCTGAGAAGACGCACTGCCCTGAACCTGAAACAATGAAATAATTTGAGCCAGAGAAGCTTTGAAtgacatataatatttatttgacttttaaacATATGGTTAaccatttcttatttaaaaaactatagtTATCTTTTGACATGTAAATCATTAGATGTGCTTCAAACATGacctatatttttcatatgtacAGATCAAGCGTGTCAAAGTTAAcaacattatttattaaaaccTGGATAGAGTCTAATTTAGAGAATTTTGTGAAAGGAGCTGAGGCCAGAATCACTCAACTTCGTCTCCTTTCTATTTCTTCGATGATTCTTTTCTTTGACGATATAAAGCAAAGATCTTGCGAGTTctcaaaaagacaaaaaaaaaaaactgaaattgGCAGACATTGCACAAGTGCGTGCAGCAGCTGCTTACTgggatcggcggcggtggtggtggcggtgccgTTGAAGCTGCAGGtggcgccggagccggcgtTGCGCTGGTAGTAGTCGTTGTAGGCGTAGGACGCCAGCGCCGGCAGGTTGTTCTGCTTGTAGCACGGCCCTCCCGGCTGGATCGCCGCGCAGTTGGCGTGCCCCTGGCCGCACGCCCAGTTCAGCCCCTCCTGCAGCGCCGCCGGGTCGGCGTTCTGCAGCGCCACGCAGAACAGCCCCGTCGCCAGCGACCGCCTcttgccctcgccgccggccgcctccgaCGCCGGGGCGCTCTCTGAACCGATCGCCTCGGCgtcggtgctgctgctgctgctgctctcaaGAAGACTCCCTGTGTAAAGTTTATGAAATCAAACTCTGGAAACTCTGAGAAGAATGAGCTTATTAAGAGCATAAAAAATGTCAAAGAGAAGTGGTGTTGCTCTAGTGGTACAGTCATCTGAATGTTAGTTCATGTACAGATTTATAAATGGCAATGAACTCCTCATGATGGAGTATATTCAGAGATTCTTCAGGTTCAGTATAGTAATTTTCAGACAAGCTAAGTAAGTAGTAGCCTGTTCATTTTTCACtgtaataaatttatgaaatgAACTCTGAATACTTTAACAAGAAACTGGGAGCTAATGAGCTTGTTAATCACACAGAAACATCAAAAAAACACAGTCATCTGAAAGTTAATCCTTGTTCAGATTCAGAAATGGAAGTGGGCTTCCAATGCTTAAGTGTTCCGATTAGTAGGCATATATTCAGATATTCTGCAGGTTCAGTAAAAAGAGGTACTAGAAAGTTTCAGCCAAGTGCAGCATGTAGTAGCCTGTTCATTTTCACTGGAGAGAGACATGAGATGAAAAGGATGGCAAACAATTCCATGCTAAGCAAAGCTTCACATGCACACTTTTGGATATTTTGCTTAATGTCATCCATTTCAAGGTGTCGCTAGGAATCTcaataaatgaggaaaaagaaagcgAGAAAGCTACACTACACACCGTATGCATTTGAGAGGAGAAAGACGAGCAGAAGAATGCTGCATCTTTCCCATCTTTGGGCCAACATTGTACTGCTCCAAGAACCCTCCACGATCGACTGTAACGATAGCAAAGGTTAGTACAAACTACAAAGTCAGAACAGTGGATGAACACTGCCTCAAAAATTCAGAGATGAACATGTTATCTGAAGAATTCAGAGATATAGCATAAATAGGAACACAATGTGAGAACTGGTTTAGCCTTAGCCTTGAGTTAACCCAAGGCTTAGCATAGAATTAATCCAATCCTTGTACCTTACTGCAATACAGCATATGATGCTTTCAGACCAAAATTGCATATTCCCACCTTAACACAACAGAAGTTCAGTAAGAGACGTCTTTGGGAAAGCGAATATAATGAAATGCGTCATCGTCAGAGGAGAAATTTTAATCCCTTGCTATTGACTCGCTACCAGGTGACATGATTCCTGTCGGCACGAACTAATATCACTATTCATGTAGTTTAATCCTAGCTCCGACAACCCtgacaatttttttgcaaGCGTGAACTGGAAATTTTAGGACCTGAAAGAATTTAACAAACATGAACTGGAAATTTTAGCTGCACAAAAGTAGCTTATGTCCACGGAATGCAAATGATCCATGGAAACTAAAGCTATGAATTATTGTTGAAACTGAGACATCTAGCTACATGGCCACCGAATTGTTGATAGCACATCAAAAGATTCTACCTTTTGTATGAAGAGGGAGGTATGGACCGTGCACCTTTCACTAATTTGTGCAATAGCAGTAGAGATGACTAAATTGGCGCAATTCATATCTTAAGCAATATAAATTTTCAGCTGCTAAAGCTAGCTTTTGATCCAATGAAAAACAATGCAAATTTATTTACAGAACAGACCAAAGGTGACAGACTGCTATTCTATAATTCTGTGATGTCGAGTGAAATTTCACTGTTAAAGAAAGGGGAAACAGTCGATCATGTTCTGCTAAGCTTAAGCTGAAACAGGTTGATCGTGCTGTTGATAACACAGACTGCCAAATATTTGCAGGGAAATTAGCAACCATCAAAGGTTatcagaagaagaaaacaagaatTCCAGAACAGAACAGAGCTGACAAAGAGCCAACAGAGAGCTGAAGATATCAAGAACCAGGAAACCTAACTCAAAGCAAGGAGCGATGATTCGCAAGGGAACACAGACCAAATTCTTCAGATCAATAAaaggagaaaggaaaaggttCATCAGAATCTCTGCAAGAACATGATTCTTCTTCTAGGACTTAGAACAGAATATCGAGAAGAATCGTACCCTTCACCACCAAGTTACTGATTTGTTCCAGCTGCCAAGAACaatctcctctcttctttctttctttctttctttctttctttctttcttgtggACAGAGCTCGAATTTGTGAAGCCTGAACCCTGAATTCGTGGGATATGAGCAGACCCTAGCAAGAAAACCTGGATATGTGGTCTTGCCCTGCCTTTTATTGGCACTAGGTGTATAGCAACAGGAGAGTAATTAGGCTGATATTTTGCTCCGACAACAGATTAGAAGAAATAAGTATAGGCTAATACTGCCAAGAGATGATATGGGGTAGAGAGAtagtgtgtgtgagagagagaggagatggtGTAATGTTTCAGACTTCAGAGGAACGCAGAGTAGTTgggtgacaaaaaaaaattaacggatTTTCTTTCCTGTTGTGATTGTGGTGTATGTGATTGATTCTGTCGCTATATATAGCGTGTTCCTTTCCAAGCACACGATGGTATATACACAAACGGTGTGCTGCAAGATGCTACTGAAATTCCTAAATTTTCGTATGAAGAAATACTACTGAATTTGTGTGAATTTGAATGATCTGTCATCTATGGATTGTGGTTACGTGGGCCAAACAGGAAGAAAgggagataaaaaaataaaatgacacAGTCACACAACATAGACTGATCGCTGTTTTTTTGTTCTACTTTTGATCAGTGATCACCAAGAGTGGATGATGTGCATGCTAAGCCTTTTGATGATACACTAATGATCAATCAATTTGGCTTTATTTCACCTGCACTTTCCCTGCTGGGCTGCTGGCCACCTCCACTCTGATGAAGAGCAAGCAAGCAACCACCAAAAAGCACAAGCAGCATCTTCATATGAAACTCGAAAAGGTACAAGAAAAATTTTGCAGCAAAGAACGTTCAAAAAAGCTTGAGTTGTGCAAAGCCCCAACTGCTCTTCCCGGATCAATTATTCACATGCTCGCATAAAGATCATGAGTCCATTTTGCTTTCccttcatgcatgcatgccctttctctcttctgaagtaaacaaacaaaaaaaaaacaagacttTGATGCATATT includes:
- the LOC102701285 gene encoding uncharacterized protein LOC102701285; the encoded protein is MAAAAAAAASTARGSHRPWTAPTTRASRGVSISTSSCRVLSPPAPICARGRSAMDAAPRREAAVAKAGTADARPSSSLSDAVSYSSGISTDMPLYEPPGVSFDEYLLDRARVFRAMFPDESRSQRLSDEEWRVQMLPLQFLLLTVHPVVVMQLRHRDGVLDLRITEWELRGLERGYAPASFDLGVRGSLYADRSRGRRACRLRGHLKISITCVLPPPMRLVPKDVMRGVAESVLQRLAEKMKRDVDVGLIADFQKFRREKAAAAAATAKLNAIPDRKH
- the LOC102700160 gene encoding glucan endo-1,3-beta-glucosidase 4 isoform X1 encodes the protein MLYCSKSIVEGSWSSTMLAQRWERCSILLLVFLLSNAYGSLLESSSSSSTDAEAIGSESAPASEAAGGEGKRRSLATGLFCVALQNADPAALQEGLNWACGQGHANCAAIQPGGPCYKQNNLPALASYAYNDYYQRNAGSGATCSFNGTATTTAADPSSGQCVFSGSSMAGGTTPAANAPSTVGPFTPGFGNGSSPSTFGSPGTSPLTPFDGAVSAMSGARRALLLASPVVFFLLL
- the LOC102700160 gene encoding glucan endo-1,3-beta-glucosidase 4 isoform X2, whose protein sequence is MLAQRWERCSILLLVFLLSNAYGSLLESSSSSSTDAEAIGSESAPASEAAGGEGKRRSLATGLFCVALQNADPAALQEGLNWACGQGHANCAAIQPGGPCYKQNNLPALASYAYNDYYQRNAGSGATCSFNGTATTTAADPSSGQCVFSGSSMAGGTTPAANAPSTVGPFTPGFGNGSSPSTFGSPGTSPLTPFDGAVSAMSGARRALLLASPVVFFLLL